One part of the Streptomyces sp. AM 2-1-1 genome encodes these proteins:
- a CDS encoding VWA domain-containing protein, with protein MTGRPDDLEERAIPGRAPTGTADPTAGPGAPTGNPYHTAGPGALTGNPYPAVGSGAPAAPPHPTPDPAADSQDNRRQALYWRLLAQLFDPEEQASLESASLAVVEDIGLPAGLLDRRTAVDSLVQRHPHLAAEFDGLLTGDPGAGAGGESAGETEARDREAEVRRAALVSKVLLNVFATGTGPVTAGQLSRWQSDAGWLERALGCEPGALRGGRRSGGAGVSPTGSGGGTTPDLGRLIPAIGPELGALEADLVSRMRLREVLADPALAARLTPSMSLIEQLLRDKNNLDGVALANAKALIRRFVDEVAEVLRTQVEKATVGPLDRSVPPKRVYRNLDIDRTIWKNLTNWSPEEERLYVDRLYYRHTARKTTPQRLIVVVDQSGSMVDSMVNCTILASIFAGLPKVDVHLVAYDTKALDLTPWVHDPFETLLRTRLGGGTDGTVAMALARPKIAEPRNTVVVWISDFYEWQHEPLFASMADLHRSGVKFIPVGSVTSAGRGSVNPWFRERFKDLGTPVLSGHIRKLVHELKTFLT; from the coding sequence ATGACCGGACGACCGGACGACCTCGAAGAGCGCGCGATCCCGGGGCGCGCCCCCACCGGAACCGCGGACCCCACCGCCGGGCCCGGGGCCCCCACCGGAAACCCGTACCACACCGCCGGGCCCGGGGCCCTCACCGGAAACCCGTACCCCGCGGTCGGGTCCGGGGCCCCCGCCGCACCCCCGCACCCCACCCCGGATCCCGCCGCGGACTCCCAGGACAACCGCCGGCAGGCCCTCTACTGGCGACTCCTCGCCCAGCTCTTCGACCCCGAGGAGCAGGCGTCGCTGGAATCGGCGAGCCTCGCCGTGGTCGAGGACATCGGCCTGCCGGCCGGGCTGCTGGACCGGCGGACCGCGGTCGACTCCCTCGTGCAGCGCCACCCGCACCTGGCCGCCGAGTTCGACGGACTGCTCACCGGCGACCCCGGCGCCGGCGCCGGCGGGGAGAGCGCGGGGGAGACGGAGGCGCGCGACCGGGAGGCCGAGGTGCGCCGCGCCGCCCTCGTGTCGAAGGTGCTGCTCAACGTCTTCGCCACGGGCACCGGCCCGGTCACCGCCGGGCAGCTGTCGCGCTGGCAGTCCGACGCGGGGTGGCTGGAGCGGGCGCTCGGCTGCGAGCCCGGCGCGCTGCGCGGCGGCCGCCGGAGCGGCGGCGCCGGGGTGAGCCCCACCGGATCGGGCGGCGGTACGACCCCCGACCTCGGCCGGCTGATCCCGGCGATCGGGCCCGAACTCGGCGCCCTCGAAGCCGATCTCGTCAGCCGGATGCGGCTGCGCGAGGTGCTCGCCGACCCGGCGCTCGCCGCGCGCCTCACCCCGAGCATGTCGCTGATCGAACAGTTGCTCCGCGACAAGAACAACCTGGACGGCGTCGCCCTGGCCAACGCCAAGGCGCTGATCCGGCGGTTCGTCGACGAGGTCGCCGAGGTGCTGCGCACCCAGGTGGAGAAGGCCACCGTCGGCCCCCTGGACCGCTCGGTGCCGCCCAAGCGGGTCTACCGCAACCTCGACATCGACCGCACGATCTGGAAGAACCTCACCAACTGGAGCCCCGAGGAGGAGCGGCTCTACGTCGACCGCCTCTACTACCGCCACACCGCGCGCAAGACGACGCCGCAGCGGCTGATCGTGGTGGTGGACCAGTCCGGATCGATGGTCGACTCGATGGTCAACTGCACCATCCTCGCCTCGATCTTCGCCGGTCTGCCCAAGGTCGACGTCCACCTCGTCGCGTACGACACCAAGGCCCTCGACCTCACGCCGTGGGTGCACGACCCCTTCGAGACCCTGCTCCGCACCCGGCTCGGCGGCGGCACCGACGGCACGGTCGCCATGGCGCTGGCCCGGCCGAAGATCGCGGAGCCGCGCAACACCGTCGTCGTGTGGATCTCCGACTTCTACGAGTGGCAGCACGAGCCGCTCTTCGCGAGCATGGCCGACCTCCACCGCTCGGGCGTCAAGTTCATCCCGGTCGGCTCGGTGACCAGTGCGGGACGCGGCAGCGTCAACCCGTGGTTCCGCGAGCGCTTCAAGGACCTGGGGACACCGGTCCTCTCCGGCCACATCCGCAAGCTCGTCCACGAGCTGAAGACCTTCCTCACCTGA